One Pseudanabaena sp. BC1403 genomic window carries:
- a CDS encoding AAA family ATPase — MTYSFQKATKENIKLRMALYGPPGCGKTYTALQLASILGKKIGLIDTEYGSSRKYANLFNFEVLELTKFGPSQYYNAIESAEESGFDYLIVDSLSHAWYAELDSVGSDVRNWAKIRPIERQLWDKIISSSCHIIATMRSKIEYDFNTAEVGGKQKITSVRKIGTAPIQKEGSEYELDICGLLDDQNTLTISKSRCPEISNGIFPKPGKKFAEMIQTWLSDETSVNKNAFIPFINVPVKVVQEPQVKPELVTVASSNGHIAQIASTNGHVAVETKPTIANTQPSNSKPDNPAKAAFKALLAITQQHISKVIETSIDLYGADESGTKPKFNSENMTAEQIKTVCEALMLEWLGLKGYPVELAQNLIDISTSRHPGQYAAIAKDIANQLEF; from the coding sequence ATGACCTACTCATTTCAGAAAGCAACGAAAGAAAACATCAAACTTCGCATGGCTTTATACGGGCCACCAGGCTGCGGCAAAACCTACACCGCCCTACAACTAGCATCAATATTGGGTAAGAAGATTGGACTGATTGACACCGAATATGGCTCCAGCCGTAAATATGCCAATCTGTTTAACTTTGAAGTGCTAGAACTAACCAAATTTGGCCCCAGCCAATATTACAACGCCATTGAAAGTGCTGAAGAATCAGGATTTGATTACCTGATCGTCGATTCCCTATCCCATGCATGGTATGCCGAACTAGATTCGGTAGGCAGTGACGTGAGGAACTGGGCAAAAATCCGCCCTATCGAACGCCAACTATGGGACAAAATCATCAGCTCAAGCTGTCACATCATTGCCACAATGAGATCGAAGATCGAGTATGACTTTAACACTGCGGAAGTTGGTGGCAAGCAGAAAATCACCAGTGTCCGCAAGATTGGCACAGCACCAATTCAAAAGGAAGGCAGCGAATATGAACTGGACATCTGTGGCTTACTAGATGACCAGAACACACTCACAATCTCCAAGAGCAGATGTCCCGAAATTAGTAACGGTATTTTTCCAAAACCAGGAAAGAAATTTGCCGAGATGATCCAAACATGGCTAAGTGATGAAACATCAGTTAACAAAAATGCTTTTATCCCATTCATTAATGTCCCTGTCAAAGTTGTACAGGAACCACAGGTAAAGCCCGAACTAGTCACAGTTGCCAGTAGCAATGGGCATATAGCCCAGATTGCTAGTACCAATGGTCATGTTGCAGTTGAGACAAAGCCAACGATTGCCAATACTCAACCCAGTAACAGCAAACCCGATAACCCAGCAAAAGCCGCCTTCAAAGCATTATTAGCAATCACCCAACAGCATATCAGCAAGGTGATTGAGACTAGCATTGACCTGTATGGAGCCGATGAAAGTGGCACAAAGCCCAAATTCAACAGTGAAAACATGACCGCAGAGCAAATCAAAACTGTATGCGAAGCACTGATGCTGGAATGGCTAGGGCTTAAAGGATATCCAGTCGAACTAGCCCAGAACCTGATCGATATCTCGACATCTCGGCATCCAGGACAATATGCAGCGATCGCCAAAGACATCGCCAACCAACTGGAATTTTAG
- a CDS encoding VWA domain-containing protein: MQELLVYVIPKWTELCIDDFKEKSSRLNDVIEEGDRKIYNFETFVSETYHRLYDRQPNRLEDSAIKPENKIWIAIHQQMSELTAFQQFSNRLNGDEFLSGIGTTALCIAIAEMLPEPAEPLEDPEVIRKQLRGIFEAIQEQTPSAGLMQKIQQLKQQGLETRLACEAYADSISNTEIETALIAGIREAEAEMQSIAESLEAFSGGNNYSNETQLKIADKIQLAQRIQASPKLQVIAELAGKKIAIAAKMQRTKVKEGRIEMVGVTTGNDLTQLLPCELLKLTTPELFPIFAQGYIERSLLQRELISREPLARGPIIICLDSSGSMAGQEEIWSKAIALALLSIAVSQKRHCRILHFTDIVERIDDFAGEIPDTNRVIDCIEKFYNGGSTSFTSALTGALESINQHEQTKKADVVLITDGLDTPLSSFMEQWQADRKKYEFSCYGILITCGNLSNYESTIGKLCDRYVEIEDLTDDSEVSDCLYSI; encoded by the coding sequence ATGCAAGAACTATTAGTGTATGTAATCCCCAAATGGACAGAGTTGTGTATAGATGATTTTAAAGAAAAGTCATCCAGACTGAATGATGTCATAGAAGAAGGCGATCGCAAAATCTACAACTTTGAAACCTTTGTTAGTGAAACCTATCATCGGCTATACGATCGCCAACCCAACCGACTCGAAGATAGCGCCATCAAGCCAGAAAACAAAATCTGGATTGCCATCCACCAACAGATGAGCGAATTAACAGCATTTCAGCAATTTAGCAACCGCCTGAATGGAGACGAATTCCTCTCAGGTATAGGCACAACTGCCCTATGTATTGCGATCGCAGAAATGTTACCAGAACCAGCCGAGCCATTAGAAGACCCAGAAGTAATCAGAAAACAACTGCGAGGCATCTTTGAAGCTATTCAAGAGCAAACACCCAGCGCAGGTTTGATGCAAAAGATTCAACAGTTAAAGCAACAGGGACTAGAAACCCGACTTGCTTGTGAAGCCTACGCCGACTCAATTAGCAATACCGAAATCGAAACCGCATTAATCGCAGGAATCAGAGAAGCCGAAGCCGAAATGCAATCCATTGCTGAAAGCCTAGAAGCCTTTAGCGGAGGCAACAATTACAGCAACGAAACCCAACTCAAAATCGCCGACAAAATCCAATTAGCCCAGAGAATCCAAGCATCGCCAAAACTGCAAGTAATCGCCGAACTCGCAGGCAAGAAAATCGCGATCGCCGCCAAGATGCAACGCACAAAAGTCAAAGAAGGACGCATTGAAATGGTAGGTGTGACCACAGGTAATGACTTGACTCAGCTACTGCCCTGCGAGCTACTGAAGCTAACAACCCCAGAGTTATTCCCTATATTTGCCCAAGGGTATATCGAGCGATCGCTATTACAACGAGAACTAATCAGCCGCGAACCTTTAGCCAGAGGTCCAATCATTATTTGTCTAGATTCCAGTGGGTCAATGGCAGGGCAAGAAGAAATCTGGAGCAAAGCGATCGCCCTAGCCCTATTGAGTATTGCTGTAAGTCAAAAGCGCCATTGCCGCATTCTGCACTTCACAGACATAGTGGAGCGAATCGACGACTTTGCAGGCGAAATCCCCGATACCAATCGTGTGATTGACTGCATCGAGAAGTTCTACAACGGCGGCAGTACAAGTTTTACATCCGCCCTAACGGGAGCCTTAGAATCAATCAATCAACACGAACAAACCAAGAAAGCCGACGTGGTATTAATCACCGACGGACTAGACACCCCATTATCTAGTTTCATGGAGCAATGGCAAGCAGACAGGAAAAAGTATGAATTTAGCTGTTATGGCATCTTGATTACCTGTGGCAACCTGAGCAACTACGAAAGCACGATCGGCAAGCTATGCGATCGCTATGTGGAGATAGAAGATCTCACAGACGACAGCGAAGTATCCGACTGTCTGTATAGCATCTAA